In a single window of the Macadamia integrifolia cultivar HAES 741 unplaced genomic scaffold, SCU_Mint_v3 scaffold869, whole genome shotgun sequence genome:
- the LOC122070274 gene encoding uncharacterized protein LOC122070274: protein MEPTNSSTDSGAATHIDFDYGPTPATVPLLLRPSYPQSKTTAHDELRKFQISLKWCALDHSTTTGKFISYVIFFILAVIIPIVSSLTLKVPASSPTNDLISFNKLVQLPESGLAAIGFFTLSSFFRRYGLRQLLFLDALQDDSPFVRRGYTRELDKAFRHLAIILLPSFFVEFVHKIVFFSTVKVSIPYVTASMPSNSIMFIAVLASWVYRTGVFLLVCVLFRLTCELQILRFEGLYKLLEGSGSDAGVIFQEHMRIRKQLSVTSHRYRYFIIGCLVVISVSQLGALMLVLESKSGKSFINSGDVLVCSVVELSGFFLCLLGAARITHRAQGIVCIATRWHMLVTCASATGSNTTWKDILPVANGADPPPPSPSPPPPSPLASKCSSDSESEVHISFSSQDTTSFQTRQTLVTYLQHNNGGITLFGFALDRGLLHTLFAFEFSLVLWILSKVAVLS from the exons ATGGAACCCACCAATTCCTCCACCGATTCTGGTGCAGCCACCCACATCGACTTCGACTACGGGCCAACTCCGGCCACTGTTCCATTGCTCCTACGGCCGTCCTATCCCCAATCCAAAACAACTGCCCATGACGAGCTACGTAAATTTCAAATAAGCCTCAAGTGGTGCGCACTTGATCACTCAACCACTACAGGCAAGTTCATCTCCTatgtcatcttctttattcTGGCCGTTATCATCCCCATTGTGAGCTCTCTCACCCTAAAAGTACCAGCATCTTCTCCTACTAATGACCTAATCTCCTTCAATAAACTAGTACAATTGCCAGAATCCGGCCTCGCCGCTATTGGTTTCTTTACCCTCTCCTCATTTTTCCGCCGATATGGCCTTAGACAACTACTATTCCTTGATGCGCTTCAAGATGATTCTCCCTTTGTTCGACGTGGTTACACAAGGGAGCTTGACAAGGCCTTCCGGCACCTCGCAATCATCTTGCTTCCTTCATTTTTCGTCGAATTTGTACATAAAATCGTATTTTTTTCGACCGTAAAAGTATCGATACCGTATGTAACAGCGTCCATGCCGTCCAATTCGATCATGTTTATAGCGGTTTTGGCTTCTTGGGTGTACCGGACTGGTGTGTTCTTGTTGGTATGTGTGCTTTTCAGACTCACCTGTGAGCTTCAGATACTGAGATTTGAAGGGCTTTACAAGCTCTTGGAGGGGAGTGGATCAGATGCTGGAGTTATATTCCAGGAGCATATGAGGATAAGAAAGCAGTTATCGGTTACAAGTCATAGATACCGATATTTTATCATTGGTTGCTTGGTTGTTATCTCTGTTAGTCAATTGGGAGCCTTGATGCTggttttggaatcaaaatcagGGAAGAGTTTCATCAATTCAGGAGATGTTTTG GTGTGCTCAGTTGTTGAGCTAAGTGGTTTCTTCTTATGCCTACTGGGGGCTGCAAGAATCACCCATAGAGCTCAAGGGATTGTATGCATTGCCACAAGATGGCATATGTTGGTAACTTGTGCCTCTGCTACTGGATCAAACACTACATGGAAAGACATACTTCCGGTAGCCAATGGTGCTGACCCACCGCCACCGTCACCGTCACCGCCACCACCATCGCCGCTGGCCTCAAAATGCTCAAGTGATTCTGAGTCTGAGGTTCACATCTCATTCTCATCACAGGACACAACATCCTTCCAAACCAGGCAAACTTTAG TAACATATTTGCAACACAACAATGGGGGAATCACATTGTTCGGATTTGCGCTCGATCGTGGATTGCTTCATACGCTCTTTGCTTTCGAATTTTCTCTCGTGTTATGGATCTTGAGCAAGGTGGCTGTTCTTTCTTGA